In Gymnogyps californianus isolate 813 chromosome 1, ASM1813914v2, whole genome shotgun sequence, the following are encoded in one genomic region:
- the EIF1AX gene encoding eukaryotic translation initiation factor 1A, X-chromosomal produces the protein MPKNKGKGGKNRRRGKNENESEKRELVFKEDGQEYAQVIKMLGNGRLEALCFDGVKRLCHIRGKLRKKVWINTSDIILVGLRDYQDNKADVILKYNADEARSLKAYGELPEHAKINETDTFGPGDDDEIQFDDIGDDDEDIDDI, from the exons ATGCCGAAGAATAAAG GCAAAGGAGGTAAAAATAGGCGACGAGGTAAGAATGAgaatgaatcagaaaaaagagaactggTGTTCAAGGAAGACGGGCAAG AATATGCCCAAGTGATCAAGATGTTAGGCAATGGAAGACTGGAGGCGTTATGTTTTGATGGTGTGAAGAGGTTATGTCATATTAGAGGGAAACtaagaaaaaag gttTGGATAAATACATCTGATATTATATTGGTTGGCTTAAGAGACTACCAG GATAACAAGGCTGATGTTATTCTAAAGTACAATGCAGATGAAGCCAGAAGTCTGAAAGCATATGGGGAGCTTCCAGAACATG CTAAAATCAATGAAACAGACACATTTGGTCCTGGAGATGATGATGAAATCCAGTTTGATGATATTGGAGACGATGATGAAGATATTGATGAC atctAA